The following is a genomic window from Chryseobacterium sp. StRB126.
GCTCCAGTTCATTGTTTTTCAATAAAAGATATGAAGAGGTTAGCTTGGCATCTTTGGCAGCATCATATCTGGTCATATCAACTCTCGCATCTGTAGACAGGATTTTGTTGATAATTTCTATAGAGAGTGTTTTCTGATCAATCAGGCTTTCATCCTTATTAGACAGCAGGTAATTTCCTTTCAGATCATAAATAACAATATCATGCTGGTTAATATCTGCAATCTCAAAGATCTTATTCCCTAAAACCTTCGGCAGATCCTGTGTTTCTACCAGTGTACGGCTTACGGCATAATCCAGATATCTCATTACAGCATTGGTTTTCTCCTGCATATCAATGTTGCTCTGCTGCAGTGAATTATTCCTCAACACAAAATAAGGGACCAGTGATGTTGCCACAACACTTAAAAAGCATACCAATAAGAAACCGAAAAACACACGGTTCCTTAAACTATATCCTTTATATTTATTTAACGACATCCTATTTTTTAATTAACCTAGCAATATACTTACCAATGATGTCAAATTCCAGGTTCACTTTATCACCAATTTTCAGGTGCTGCATATTGGTAAATTCCCATGTGTAAGGAATAATAGCTACCGAGAACTGGGCATCTTCGCTTTTTGCTACGGTTAAACTGATTCCATTTACGGTAATAGAACCTTGAGGTACAGTTACAAAATTTCCATCAGCTTCATATTTCATCGTAATAAAATAGCTTCCGTCTTTATTTTCAATTCCTACGACCTCACCTGTTTTGTCAACATGTCCCTGAACGATGTGTCCATCCAGTCTTCCATCCATTTTCATACAACGCTCAAGATTGACAACACTTCCCACTTCCCATTTTCCAAGATTGGTTTTTTCCAACGTTTCGTTGATTGCTGTTACTACATATTGGTTCTCCTTAATCTCAACCACAGTCAGGCAACATCCGTTGTGAGCAAGACTTTGATCAATTTTAAGTTCGTTTGTAAAAGGGCATGTCAGGGTGAAATCTATGTTACTTCCTTTCTCTTCAATCTTTTCAATAACACCAACTGCTTCAATAATTCCTGTGAACATATTATTTTTTGCTAAATTTGTAAATTATAATCTTCAAAGATAATCAAAATGAGCCCAAAAAACCATAAAGTACGAGTAGGAATTTCAATCGGTGATTTCAATGGCATCGGCCCGGAAATCATTATGAAGTCTCTGAAAGACAAAACCATTACAGATTTTTTCACTCCTGTAATTTTTGGTTCGGGGAAATTATTCACTTATCAGAAAAACATT
Proteins encoded in this region:
- a CDS encoding riboflavin synthase, whose amino-acid sequence is MFTGIIEAVGVIEKIEEKGSNIDFTLTCPFTNELKIDQSLAHNGCCLTVVEIKENQYVVTAINETLEKTNLGKWEVGSVVNLERCMKMDGRLDGHIVQGHVDKTGEVVGIENKDGSYFITMKYEADGNFVTVPQGSITVNGISLTVAKSEDAQFSVAIIPYTWEFTNMQHLKIGDKVNLEFDIIGKYIARLIKK